A window of Halomonas sp. H10-9-1 contains these coding sequences:
- the tilS gene encoding tRNA lysidine(34) synthetase TilS — MSLQSLIDDALAQTPPGRCVWIALSAGLDSTLLLTLAADACQRFPRPLRAIHVHHGLQAAADAFEAHCQALCRRLGVALTIERVSVDPSAGQGLEGAAREARYAAFARRVAPGETLWLAQHRDDQAETLLLAALRGSGVRGLGGMPMERDWRRRRLQRPLLGISRASLEAEAARRGLAWTEDPSNAECDQDRNYLRHAILPRLGERWPHAAGSLARSAALCAEADGLLAELAGIDLEGLGGDPGRLSRDGLSRLSAARRRLLVRHCCGRLGLALPPARRLESLLAQLGAREDAETRVAWPGGEARVWRGHLYLLAPLPIAPTGWWVAWDGRGPLATPFGGCRVSLAGPTGVEGRLWAMPRRGGERLCLAGRGHRDLKRLLQELGVPPWVRGRLVVIHEGDTPVALLDPAVGQWLAFAAGWRGEGEAPGGAG, encoded by the coding sequence ATGTCCCTGCAATCCCTGATCGACGACGCCCTGGCCCAGACGCCGCCGGGGCGTTGTGTATGGATCGCCCTCTCCGCTGGCCTCGACTCCACCCTGCTGCTGACCCTCGCCGCCGACGCCTGCCAGCGCTTCCCCCGCCCGCTGCGTGCCATTCACGTCCACCACGGTTTGCAGGCCGCTGCCGACGCCTTCGAGGCGCACTGCCAGGCCCTCTGCCGGCGCCTGGGAGTGGCGCTGACCATCGAGCGCGTCAGCGTCGACCCGTCCGCTGGCCAGGGGCTGGAAGGCGCCGCCCGGGAGGCCCGCTATGCCGCTTTCGCCCGCCGGGTGGCCCCGGGAGAGACCCTGTGGCTGGCCCAGCACCGCGATGATCAGGCCGAGACCCTGCTGCTTGCTGCCCTGCGCGGGAGTGGCGTGCGTGGCCTGGGGGGCATGCCGATGGAGCGTGACTGGCGGCGGCGCCGTCTGCAGCGACCGCTGCTGGGCATCTCCCGGGCGTCCCTCGAAGCCGAGGCGGCGCGCCGCGGCCTCGCCTGGACGGAGGACCCCAGCAACGCCGAGTGTGACCAGGATCGCAACTATCTGCGCCATGCGATCCTGCCGCGGCTCGGCGAGCGCTGGCCCCATGCCGCCGGGTCGCTGGCGCGCAGCGCGGCGCTGTGTGCCGAGGCCGATGGCCTGCTGGCGGAATTGGCGGGGATCGACCTGGAGGGCCTGGGGGGGGATCCGGGGCGCCTGTCCCGTGACGGGCTGTCCCGGCTCTCGGCGGCGCGTCGTCGGTTGCTGGTACGCCACTGCTGTGGGCGGCTGGGCCTGGCGCTGCCGCCGGCGCGCCGACTGGAGAGCCTGCTCGCCCAGTTGGGCGCCCGGGAGGATGCCGAGACCCGGGTGGCATGGCCCGGTGGCGAGGCGCGGGTGTGGCGAGGGCATCTCTACCTGCTGGCGCCGCTGCCGATAGCACCGACCGGATGGTGGGTCGCCTGGGACGGACGCGGGCCCCTCGCCACGCCCTTCGGCGGCTGTCGGGTCTCGCTGGCGGGCCCGACGGGCGTGGAGGGGCGCCTATGGGCGATGCCACGGCGCGGCGGCGAGCGACTGTGCCTGGCCGGGCGTGGTCATCGCGACCTCAAGCGGCTGCTTCAGGAGCTGGGGGTGCCGCCCTGGGTGCGCGGGCGACTGGTGGTGATCCACGAGGGGGACACGCCGGTGGCGCTGCTCGACCCTGCCGTGGGGCAGTGGCTGGCGTTCGCCGCGGGCTGGCGAGGGGAGGGCGAGGCGCCCGGGGGCGCGGGCTAG
- the ppx gene encoding exopolyphosphatase — protein sequence MISPQDPAIATQEATSAPRRLAAIDLGSNSFHLLVANYQDDRLQVVARLGEKVQLAAGLDDEGCLDDATMERALGCLARFAPFLEGVTPDHLRVVGTNALREAANSEAFIERAEAELGHRIEIIAGREEARLIYLGAAHALAEQGRRLIVDIGGGSTEFIIGERFEPLALESLRMGCVSFSRRFFADGEISEKRMRRAELAALSELANIRRPYRELGWRDPVGSSGTIKAAAAVLAASGAAQEGVITREGLVELRHRLIKAKRLDKVSMEGLKPDRARVFPAGMAILGAIFEAFELEHMRYSDGALREGVLYDLVGRNSAEDSRLKALDSLSRSYQVDARQADNVATTARALFDQVRDEWALSDVQARFLEWAARLHEIGLAISHSQFHRHGAYLLEHSDLTGFSRPEQRLMAFLVRAHRRKFPLKEWQALPAFDRDSHARLARLLRLAVIFNHSRPEQPPEAPRLSARGDDLALDPGSDGAPALLLNDLEQEAAYQQAAGFNLLLGR from the coding sequence ATGATCTCGCCACAGGACCCGGCCATCGCCACCCAGGAAGCCACCAGCGCCCCTCGCCGACTGGCCGCCATCGATCTGGGCTCCAACAGCTTCCACCTGTTGGTCGCCAACTACCAGGACGACCGCCTGCAGGTGGTCGCCCGCCTGGGCGAGAAGGTGCAGCTCGCCGCCGGCCTCGACGACGAGGGTTGCCTGGACGACGCCACCATGGAGCGTGCGCTGGGCTGCCTGGCGCGCTTCGCCCCCTTCCTCGAGGGCGTCACCCCCGACCACCTGCGGGTGGTGGGTACCAACGCCCTGCGCGAGGCGGCCAACAGCGAGGCCTTCATCGAGCGCGCCGAGGCGGAGCTGGGCCACCGCATCGAGATCATCGCCGGCCGCGAGGAGGCGCGCCTGATCTACCTGGGGGCGGCCCACGCCCTGGCCGAGCAGGGACGGCGGCTGATCGTCGACATCGGCGGCGGCTCCACCGAGTTCATCATCGGCGAACGCTTCGAACCCCTGGCGCTGGAGAGCCTGCGCATGGGCTGCGTCTCCTTCAGCCGGCGCTTCTTCGCGGACGGCGAAATCAGCGAGAAGCGCATGCGCCGGGCCGAGCTCGCCGCCCTCTCGGAGCTGGCCAACATCCGCCGCCCCTATCGGGAACTTGGCTGGCGCGACCCGGTGGGTTCCAGCGGCACCATCAAGGCTGCCGCCGCGGTGCTGGCGGCCAGTGGCGCCGCCCAGGAAGGGGTGATAACCCGCGAGGGGCTGGTCGAGCTGCGCCACCGACTGATCAAGGCCAAGCGCCTGGACAAGGTCTCCATGGAGGGGCTCAAGCCCGACCGTGCGCGGGTCTTCCCCGCCGGGATGGCGATTCTTGGCGCCATCTTCGAGGCCTTCGAGCTCGAGCATATGCGCTATTCCGACGGCGCCCTGCGCGAGGGCGTGCTCTACGATCTGGTGGGGCGCAACAGCGCCGAAGACAGCCGGCTCAAGGCCCTCGACAGCCTCAGCCGCAGCTATCAGGTGGACGCGCGCCAGGCCGACAACGTGGCGACCACGGCCCGGGCGCTGTTCGACCAGGTCAGGGATGAGTGGGCTCTGAGCGATGTCCAGGCACGCTTCCTCGAATGGGCGGCGCGTCTGCACGAGATCGGCCTGGCCATCTCCCATAGCCAGTTCCACCGCCACGGCGCCTATCTGCTGGAACACTCCGACCTGACCGGTTTCTCGCGACCCGAGCAGCGCCTGATGGCCTTCCTGGTACGCGCCCATCGCCGTAAGTTCCCGCTCAAGGAGTGGCAGGCACTGCCGGCCTTCGATCGTGACTCCCATGCCCGGCTGGCACGCCTGCTGCGCCTGGCGGTGATCTTCAACCACTCGCGGCCCGAGCAGCCCCCCGAGGCACCGCGGCTCTCGGCCAGGGGCGATGACCTCGCGCTGGACCCAGGCAGCGACGGCGCCCCGGCGCTGCTGCTCAACGACCTGGAACAGGAGGCCGCCTACCAGCAGGCCGCCGGCTTCAACCTGCTGCTGGGGCGCTGA
- the rho gene encoding transcription termination factor Rho has translation MNLTELKQKPVPELLEMAREMGIDNLARSRKQDIIFAILKKHAKSGEPIYGDGVLEILQDGFGFLRSADSSYLAGPDDIYVSPSQIRRFNLRKGDSISGKIRPPKEGERYFALLKVSEINFDRPENAKHKILFENLTPLFPQERLRMEIGNGSTEDLTARIIDLVAPIGKGQRGLLVSPPKAGKTLMLQNIATSITRNNPECHLIVLLIDERPEEVTEMSRTVRGEVVASTFDEPPARHVQVAEMVIEKAKRLVEHKKDVVILLDSITRLARAYNTVVPSSGKVLTGGVDAHALEKPKRFFGAARNIEEGGSLTIIATALVDTGSKMDEVIFEEFKGTGNMEAHLDRKLAERRVYPAINIRRSGTRREDLLASEDEMQRMWILRKLLNPMEDTAATEFLIDRLKDTKTNIEFFEAMKRR, from the coding sequence ATGAATCTTACCGAACTCAAGCAAAAGCCCGTGCCGGAACTGCTGGAGATGGCCCGCGAGATGGGCATCGACAACCTCGCACGTTCCCGCAAGCAGGACATCATCTTCGCCATCCTCAAGAAGCACGCCAAGAGCGGCGAGCCGATCTACGGCGATGGCGTCCTCGAGATCCTGCAGGATGGTTTCGGCTTCCTGCGCAGTGCCGACAGCTCCTATCTGGCCGGGCCCGACGATATCTATGTGTCGCCGTCGCAGATCCGCCGCTTCAACCTGCGCAAGGGTGACTCCATCTCGGGCAAGATCCGTCCGCCCAAGGAGGGGGAGCGCTATTTCGCCCTGCTCAAGGTCAGCGAGATCAACTTCGATCGGCCGGAGAACGCCAAGCACAAGATCCTGTTCGAGAACCTCACGCCGCTGTTCCCCCAGGAGCGGCTGCGCATGGAGATCGGCAACGGCTCCACCGAGGACCTCACGGCGCGGATCATCGACCTGGTGGCGCCCATCGGCAAGGGCCAGCGTGGCCTGCTGGTCTCACCGCCCAAGGCCGGTAAGACCCTGATGCTGCAGAACATCGCCACCTCGATTACCCGCAACAATCCCGAGTGCCACCTGATCGTGCTGCTGATCGACGAGCGCCCGGAGGAGGTCACCGAGATGTCGCGCACGGTGCGCGGCGAGGTGGTGGCCTCGACCTTCGACGAGCCGCCGGCGCGCCATGTGCAGGTTGCCGAGATGGTCATCGAGAAGGCCAAGCGGCTGGTCGAGCACAAGAAGGACGTGGTGATCCTGCTCGACTCCATCACCCGCCTGGCGCGCGCCTACAATACCGTGGTGCCGAGCTCCGGCAAGGTTCTCACCGGCGGCGTCGACGCCCATGCCCTGGAGAAGCCCAAGCGCTTCTTCGGTGCGGCGCGCAATATCGAGGAGGGCGGTAGCCTGACCATCATCGCCACGGCGCTGGTCGACACCGGCTCCAAGATGGACGAGGTGATCTTCGAGGAGTTCAAGGGCACCGGCAACATGGAGGCCCACCTCGACCGCAAGCTGGCCGAGCGTCGCGTCTATCCGGCGATCAATATCCGCCGCTCCGGCACCCGCCGCGAGGACCTGCTCGCCTCCGAGGACGAGATGCAGCGCATGTGGATCCTGCGCAAGCTGCTCAACCCCATGGAGGATACCGCGGCCACCGAGTTCCTGATCGACCGCCTCAAGGATACCAAGACCAATATCGAGTTCTTCGAGGCCATGAAGCGCCGCTGA
- the ubiD gene encoding 4-hydroxy-3-polyprenylbenzoate decarboxylase, with translation MKYQDLRDFIAALEEQGELQRITAEVDPYLEITEICDRTLRAGGPALLFENVKGHTMPLLGNLFGTPKRVAMGMGQESVEALREVGELLAFLKEPEPPKGLRDAWDKLPIFKQVMSMGPKRVRSAPVQALVYADDEVDLDRLPIQHCWPGDAAPLVTWPLVITRGPHKKRQNLGIYRQQKLGRNRLIMRWLSHRGGALDFQEFQQAHPGEPFPVAVALGADPATILGAVTPVPDSLSEYAFAGLLRGSRTELVKCGHADLEVPASAEIILEGFIYPGDMAPEGPYGDHTGYYNEVDHFPVFTVTRMTMRENAIYHSTYTGRPPDEPAILGLALNEVFVPILRRQFPEIVDFYLPPEGCSYRMAVVTMKKQYPGHAKRVMMGVWSFLRQFMYTKFVVVLDDDVDARDWKDVIWAITTRVDPARDTVMVENTPIDYLDFASPVSGLGSKMGLDATSKWPGETDREWGVPIVMDEAVKARVSERWHELGIDLPDSMSP, from the coding sequence ATGAAGTATCAGGACCTTCGCGATTTCATCGCGGCGCTCGAGGAGCAGGGCGAGCTCCAGCGCATCACCGCCGAGGTTGACCCCTACCTCGAGATCACCGAGATCTGCGACCGCACCCTGCGTGCCGGGGGGCCGGCGCTGTTGTTCGAGAACGTCAAGGGCCACACCATGCCGCTGCTCGGCAACCTCTTCGGCACGCCGAAGCGGGTGGCCATGGGCATGGGCCAGGAGTCCGTCGAGGCGCTGCGCGAGGTGGGGGAGCTGCTCGCCTTCCTCAAGGAGCCCGAGCCACCCAAGGGCTTGCGTGACGCCTGGGACAAGCTGCCGATCTTCAAGCAGGTGATGAGCATGGGGCCGAAGCGGGTGCGCTCGGCCCCGGTGCAGGCGCTGGTCTACGCAGACGACGAGGTCGACCTCGACCGCCTGCCGATCCAGCACTGCTGGCCCGGCGATGCCGCGCCGCTGGTCACCTGGCCGCTGGTGATCACCCGGGGGCCCCACAAGAAGCGCCAGAACCTGGGGATCTATCGCCAGCAGAAGCTTGGCAGGAACCGCCTGATCATGCGCTGGCTCTCCCATCGTGGCGGGGCGCTGGACTTCCAGGAGTTCCAGCAGGCCCATCCCGGCGAGCCCTTCCCGGTGGCGGTGGCGCTGGGCGCCGACCCGGCCACCATCCTCGGCGCCGTGACCCCGGTGCCGGACTCGCTCTCCGAGTACGCCTTCGCCGGGCTGCTGCGCGGCTCGCGCACCGAGCTGGTCAAGTGTGGCCATGCCGACCTGGAGGTTCCGGCGTCAGCGGAGATCATTCTGGAGGGCTTCATCTACCCGGGCGACATGGCGCCGGAGGGGCCCTACGGCGACCATACCGGCTACTACAACGAGGTCGACCATTTCCCGGTGTTCACGGTGACGCGCATGACCATGCGCGAGAACGCCATCTACCACTCCACCTACACCGGCCGGCCGCCCGACGAGCCGGCGATCCTGGGGCTGGCGCTCAACGAGGTGTTCGTGCCGATCCTGCGTCGCCAGTTCCCGGAGATCGTCGACTTCTACCTGCCCCCCGAGGGCTGCTCCTACCGCATGGCGGTGGTGACCATGAAGAAGCAGTATCCGGGCCACGCCAAGCGGGTGATGATGGGGGTGTGGAGCTTCCTGCGCCAGTTCATGTACACCAAGTTCGTGGTGGTGCTCGACGATGACGTCGACGCCCGCGACTGGAAGGACGTGATCTGGGCCATCACCACCCGCGTGGACCCCGCACGGGACACCGTGATGGTGGAGAACACCCCCATCGACTACCTGGATTTCGCCTCGCCGGTTTCCGGCCTGGGCTCCAAGATGGGCCTGGATGCCACCAGCAAGTGGCCCGGCGAGACCGACCGCGAGTGGGGCGTGCCCATCGTCATGGACGAGGCCGTCAAGGCCCGCGTCAGCGAGCGCTGGCACGAGCTGGGCATCGATCTCCCCGACAGTATGAGCCCCTGA
- a CDS encoding NAD(P)H-flavin reductase, with product MTPRTLTFLVTEVEDLTPDVFRVRLEGRAEAVAHAPGQYLELKLAEDVWVPFSIANAHAGDGEIELHIQHWPERDNSARLRERVKVANRLTLRLPSGDCVLDPDSRRPLLLIAAGTGFAQMKALVEGALAADPAREIALWWAAREARDLYLERLPREWAESHANVIFHPVTEVAPELPWAGERVAGHRGRIDQALAAGLDDVSGHDVYLSGSPGMVYACVDVLASLGLAPSRVFSDVFAYAPRDPIVPTVGSLRREADA from the coding sequence ATGACGCCAAGGACCCTGACCTTTCTGGTCACCGAGGTCGAGGACCTCACCCCCGACGTCTTCCGCGTCCGGCTCGAGGGCCGCGCCGAGGCCGTGGCCCACGCTCCCGGCCAGTACCTGGAGCTCAAGCTCGCCGAGGACGTCTGGGTACCCTTCTCCATCGCCAATGCCCACGCCGGCGATGGCGAGATCGAGCTGCATATCCAGCACTGGCCGGAGCGCGACAACTCCGCCCGCTTGCGCGAGAGGGTCAAGGTGGCCAATCGCCTGACCCTGCGCCTGCCCAGCGGCGACTGCGTGCTGGACCCGGACAGCCGACGCCCGCTGCTGCTGATCGCCGCCGGCACCGGCTTCGCCCAGATGAAGGCGCTCGTGGAGGGCGCACTTGCGGCCGATCCCGCACGCGAGATCGCCCTGTGGTGGGCCGCACGCGAGGCGCGCGACCTCTACCTGGAGCGCCTGCCCCGGGAGTGGGCCGAGTCTCATGCCAACGTCATCTTCCATCCGGTGACCGAGGTGGCCCCGGAGCTGCCCTGGGCCGGCGAGCGGGTGGCGGGCCATCGCGGCCGCATCGACCAGGCCCTGGCCGCAGGGCTCGACGATGTCTCCGGCCATGACGTCTACCTCTCCGGCTCGCCGGGCATGGTCTACGCCTGCGTGGACGTGCTCGCCTCCCTGGGCCTCGCGCCCTCGCGGGTCTTCTCGGATGTCTTCGCCTATGCGCCGCGCGACCCCATCGTGCCCACCGTCGGCAGCCTGCGGCGCGAGGCCGACGCATGA
- the folM gene encoding dihydromonapterin reductase — MSASPILITGGAQRLGRHCAEQLVNDGHPVIISYRRERPELEALRERGIITLQADFASEEGILDFLARLKAETRSLRAIVHNASDWAPDSTGPEAGATFERLFRIHMLAPYLINLHARELLAACSEPQRDIVHMTDYVVQKGSRKHAAYAASKAGLDNLTLSFAALYAPDIQVNAIAPALIMLNEGDDEAYAEKARAKSAMQKVPGPGVIYQTLRYLLDNRYVTGATLPVDGGRHLA, encoded by the coding sequence ATGAGTGCCTCGCCGATCCTGATCACCGGCGGCGCCCAGCGCCTGGGGCGCCACTGTGCCGAGCAACTGGTCAATGACGGCCATCCGGTGATCATCAGCTACCGCCGCGAGCGTCCCGAGCTCGAGGCGCTGCGCGAGCGAGGCATCATCACCCTGCAGGCGGACTTTGCCAGCGAGGAGGGCATCCTCGACTTCCTCGCGCGTCTCAAGGCCGAGACGCGCTCGCTGCGCGCCATCGTGCACAACGCCAGCGACTGGGCGCCCGACTCCACCGGCCCCGAGGCGGGCGCCACCTTCGAGCGGCTGTTCCGGATCCATATGCTGGCGCCCTACCTGATCAACCTGCACGCCCGCGAACTGCTCGCGGCGTGCAGCGAGCCCCAGCGCGATATCGTGCACATGACCGACTACGTGGTGCAGAAGGGCTCCAGGAAGCACGCCGCCTACGCCGCCAGCAAGGCCGGGCTCGACAACCTGACGCTGTCGTTCGCCGCGCTGTACGCCCCCGACATTCAGGTCAACGCCATCGCCCCGGCGTTGATCATGCTCAATGAGGGTGACGACGAGGCCTATGCCGAGAAGGCCCGGGCCAAGTCGGCGATGCAGAAGGTCCCCGGCCCCGGGGTGATCTACCAGACCCTGCGCTACCTGCTCGACAACCGCTACGTCACCGGCGCCACCCTGCCGGTGGACGGCGGGCGCCACCTGGCATAG
- a CDS encoding 3-deoxy-7-phosphoheptulonate synthase → MNATLAAAHLNESSRAAATPAANPLANPAANPPRALPTPGELCRELPLSADSVRRVDDQRRAVHDILAGRDDRLLVVVGPCSIHAPEAALEYAHRLAELAARVDDRLLPVMRVYVEKPRTTVGWKGLAYDPDLDGSGDMARGLEVSRRLMREVVALGLPVATELLQPMLAPYLEDLLAWVAIGARTTESQLHRELASGLSAAVGFKNATGGDIGVALDAMRAAAHPHSHFGMDAEGRPVIRDTAGNPHTQLVLRGGHGEPNYQAPHVRAARRALEEAGLSPRLMVDCSHANARKDHRRQSEVLLDVLAQRQAGETAIAGLMLESHLHEGRQALEPGRLRHGVSVTDACIGWETTEHLLLSAAERLR, encoded by the coding sequence ATGAACGCTACCCTCGCCGCCGCCCACCTGAACGAATCATCGCGCGCTGCCGCCACCCCGGCCGCCAATCCGCTCGCCAATCCGGCCGCCAATCCGCCCCGGGCGTTGCCCACGCCTGGCGAGCTGTGCCGCGAGTTGCCGCTTTCCGCCGACTCGGTGCGCCGGGTCGACGACCAGCGTCGCGCCGTGCATGACATCCTTGCCGGTCGCGATGACCGCCTATTGGTGGTGGTCGGTCCCTGCTCCATCCACGCCCCCGAGGCGGCACTGGAGTACGCCCACCGGCTGGCGGAGCTGGCCGCCAGGGTGGATGATCGCCTGCTGCCGGTGATGCGGGTCTATGTGGAGAAGCCGCGCACCACTGTGGGCTGGAAGGGGCTCGCCTACGATCCCGACCTGGACGGCAGCGGCGACATGGCGCGTGGCCTCGAGGTCTCGCGTCGGTTGATGCGCGAGGTGGTCGCCCTGGGATTGCCGGTGGCGACCGAACTGCTGCAACCGATGCTGGCGCCCTATCTCGAGGACCTGCTCGCCTGGGTGGCGATCGGCGCCCGCACCACCGAGTCCCAGCTGCACAGAGAGCTGGCCAGCGGCCTCTCGGCGGCGGTGGGCTTCAAGAATGCTACCGGCGGCGACATCGGTGTGGCCCTGGATGCCATGCGCGCCGCCGCCCACCCCCACAGCCACTTCGGCATGGACGCCGAGGGGCGGCCGGTGATCCGCGATACCGCCGGCAACCCGCACACCCAACTGGTGCTGCGTGGCGGTCATGGCGAGCCCAACTACCAGGCGCCCCACGTACGTGCGGCGCGTCGGGCGCTGGAGGAGGCGGGCCTCTCACCGCGGCTGATGGTCGACTGCAGCCACGCCAATGCGCGCAAGGACCACCGCCGCCAGAGTGAGGTGCTGCTCGACGTGCTGGCCCAGCGCCAGGCCGGCGAGACGGCGATCGCCGGCCTGATGCTGGAGAGCCACCTTCATGAGGGTAGGCAGGCACTGGAGCCGGGGCGGCTGCGCCACGGGGTCTCGGTCACCGACGCCTGCATCGGCTGGGAGACCACCGAACACCTGCTGCTCTCCGCCGCCGAGCGGCTGCGCTGA
- a CDS encoding DUF3087 family protein gives MPFQFEEHDPETYRRKGRFISLAMAGQLAVFGLVFAQLLQAAFDGGFWLNVLGVVLGLVATSLVFAVLRERPWMAEVRYVWQLKHHLSRVSGYLPALRRAVEEGNDTALDLLAFYHQGMVQLAELNGRTLDDDAEAVAQRMKVRLAREARGLPERVDGFDPHDLAAFRRG, from the coding sequence ATGCCGTTCCAGTTCGAGGAACACGACCCCGAGACCTACCGCCGCAAGGGGCGCTTCATCAGCCTGGCCATGGCCGGTCAGCTGGCCGTCTTCGGGCTGGTGTTCGCCCAACTGCTGCAGGCCGCCTTCGACGGCGGGTTCTGGCTCAACGTGCTGGGCGTGGTGCTGGGCCTGGTGGCCACCAGCCTGGTGTTCGCCGTGTTGCGTGAGCGACCCTGGATGGCCGAGGTGCGCTATGTTTGGCAGCTCAAGCACCACCTCTCCCGGGTCAGCGGCTACCTGCCGGCCCTGCGGCGTGCCGTGGAGGAGGGCAATGACACCGCCCTGGACCTCCTCGCCTTCTACCACCAGGGCATGGTGCAGCTCGCCGAGCTCAATGGGCGCACCCTGGACGACGATGCCGAGGCCGTCGCCCAACGCATGAAGGTGCGCCTGGCCCGGGAGGCGCGCGGCCTGCCCGAGCGGGTCGATGGCTTCGACCCCCACGACCTGGCGGCCTTCCGCAGGGGATAA
- a CDS encoding PhoX family phosphatase, translating into MSKEIEDHRDLNPGTNEPFASVLDRHVSRRSVMRGGLGLAAASMLGFGGAAQALAASTQHEKTPLRLAFESIAGSRSDAVVVPPGYTAQVLVPWGTPLSGEAAEWSADLAMTPERQAQSVGMHHDGMHGFPLEEASASRRFVLALNNEYIDQQALWAPQGGPTNAEEGARPAEESRTEINAHGVTLVEVKRDDDGRWTHVPGSPYNHRFTSATEMELAGPVAGSDYVRTRFSPEGRLTRGTNNNCGNGFTPWGTYLACEENWPNIFVNTGERFADDARIGIPTQRGRYGWETSAGDPSEENDEFARFDITPRGADAGEDYRNEARTFGYQVEIDPYDGSRRAVKRTALGRFRHEGCWLGKLEPGQPVVFYSGHDARNEYIYKFVSAAAWDPADANRPGATYDRLAIGAKYLDEGTLYAARFDADGSGAWLPLTPQAKSREGRPLHEALGLAADDQAGILIHTCDAADLMGATPMDRPEWASVDPASGEVYITLTNNSQRTEAGSEATYTNEGGAIDELGVGFATAPINEANPRPDNGAGHIIRWREGSDEMRFAWEVFVFGAAATDGDNRSGLTEANQFASPDGLWFDDRGDGQGILWIQTDNGYDGVAEHTNDQLLAVVPGALEGGVVTPETQQHLKRFAVGPNGCEVTGIFATPDKTALFINIQHPGNWPASEDASEQTKGKVRPRASTVVIQRQDGGQIAV; encoded by the coding sequence ATGAGCAAGGAAATCGAGGATCATCGCGACCTCAACCCGGGTACCAACGAGCCTTTCGCCTCCGTTCTCGACCGCCATGTCTCCCGGCGCAGCGTGATGCGCGGTGGCCTGGGGCTGGCGGCCGCCTCGATGCTGGGCTTCGGCGGTGCCGCCCAGGCGCTGGCCGCGAGCACCCAGCACGAGAAGACGCCACTGCGCCTGGCCTTCGAGTCGATCGCCGGCTCACGCAGCGATGCCGTGGTGGTGCCGCCGGGTTACACCGCCCAGGTGCTGGTGCCCTGGGGCACGCCGCTGTCGGGCGAGGCAGCGGAGTGGAGCGCCGACTTGGCCATGACGCCCGAGCGCCAGGCACAAAGCGTGGGCATGCACCATGACGGCATGCACGGCTTCCCGCTGGAGGAGGCGAGCGCCTCGCGCCGCTTCGTGCTGGCGCTCAACAACGAGTACATCGACCAGCAGGCGCTGTGGGCGCCCCAGGGCGGCCCCACCAACGCCGAGGAGGGCGCGCGCCCCGCCGAGGAGTCGCGCACCGAGATCAACGCCCACGGCGTGACCCTGGTGGAGGTGAAGCGGGACGACGACGGTCGCTGGACGCATGTACCGGGCTCCCCCTACAACCACCGCTTCACCAGCGCGACCGAGATGGAACTGGCCGGCCCGGTCGCCGGCAGCGACTACGTCAGGACCCGGTTCTCGCCGGAGGGGCGCCTCACCCGCGGCACCAACAACAACTGCGGCAACGGCTTCACCCCCTGGGGCACCTACCTGGCCTGCGAGGAGAACTGGCCCAACATCTTCGTCAACACCGGCGAGCGTTTCGCCGACGACGCCCGCATCGGGATTCCCACCCAGCGTGGCCGCTACGGTTGGGAGACCTCGGCGGGGGATCCCAGCGAGGAGAATGACGAGTTCGCTCGCTTCGACATCACCCCGCGCGGTGCCGATGCCGGCGAGGATTACCGCAACGAGGCGCGCACCTTCGGCTACCAGGTGGAGATCGACCCCTACGATGGCAGCCGCCGTGCCGTGAAGCGCACCGCCCTTGGCCGCTTCCGCCACGAGGGGTGCTGGCTCGGCAAGCTCGAGCCGGGCCAGCCGGTGGTCTTCTACTCCGGCCACGATGCCCGCAACGAGTACATCTACAAGTTCGTCTCCGCCGCGGCCTGGGACCCGGCCGATGCCAACCGCCCCGGTGCGACCTATGATCGCCTGGCGATCGGCGCCAAGTATCTGGACGAGGGAACCCTCTACGCCGCCCGCTTCGATGCCGACGGCAGCGGCGCGTGGCTGCCGCTGACGCCGCAGGCGAAGAGTCGTGAGGGGCGCCCGCTTCACGAGGCCCTGGGGCTGGCCGCCGATGACCAGGCCGGCATCCTCATCCATACCTGCGATGCCGCCGACCTGATGGGCGCCACGCCCATGGACCGTCCCGAGTGGGCCAGCGTCGACCCCGCCTCCGGCGAGGTCTATATCACCCTGACCAACAACAGCCAGCGCACCGAGGCGGGCAGCGAGGCGACCTATACCAACGAGGGGGGCGCCATCGATGAGCTCGGAGTGGGCTTTGCCACCGCACCAATCAACGAAGCCAACCCACGCCCCGACAACGGCGCCGGGCATATCATCCGCTGGCGTGAAGGCAGCGACGAAATGCGTTTCGCCTGGGAGGTCTTCGTCTTCGGCGCCGCCGCCACCGACGGCGACAACCGCTCGGGCCTGACCGAGGCCAATCAGTTCGCCAGCCCCGATGGCCTGTGGTTTGACGATCGTGGCGATGGCCAGGGCATCCTGTGGATCCAGACCGATAACGGCTACGACGGCGTCGCCGAGCACACCAACGACCAGTTGCTGGCCGTGGTGCCGGGTGCCCTGGAGGGGGGCGTGGTCACGCCCGAGACCCAGCAGCACCTCAAGCGCTTCGCGGTGGGCCCCAATGGCTGCGAGGTCACCGGGATCTTCGCCACGCCGGACAAGACCGCGCTGTTCATCAACATCCAGCATCCGGGCAACTGGCCGGCCTCCGAGGATGCCTCCGAACAGACCAAGGGCAAGGTGCGTCCGCGGGCGTCCACCGTGGTGATCCAGCGCCAGGATGGTGGCCAGATCGCCGTCTGA